One genomic window of Deltaproteobacteria bacterium includes the following:
- a CDS encoding activator of HSP90 ATPase: MGSTRISRRVNAPRAAVYRALLDSRAVATWMVPTGMSSQVHAFDAREGGSFRISLTYDAPTGTGKTTAQTDTFHGRFVKLVKNEQVVEVVEFETTDPALQGEMTITLALTDADGGTDLVAVHDGLPPGVPAADNEAGWRSSLAKLAALVEAG; this comes from the coding sequence GTGGGCTCGACGCGCATCAGTCGCCGCGTGAACGCGCCCCGCGCGGCCGTCTATCGCGCGCTTCTCGACTCGCGCGCGGTCGCGACGTGGATGGTGCCGACCGGCATGAGCAGCCAGGTGCATGCGTTCGACGCTCGCGAAGGTGGCTCGTTCCGGATCTCGCTCACGTACGACGCGCCGACGGGAACCGGCAAGACGACCGCGCAGACCGACACGTTCCACGGCCGCTTCGTGAAGCTGGTGAAGAACGAGCAGGTCGTCGAAGTAGTCGAGTTCGAGACGACGGATCCGGCGCTGCAGGGCGAGATGACGATTACGCTCGCGCTCACCGATGCGGACGGCGGCACCGATCTCGTCGCCGTGCACGACGGGCTACCGCCTGGGGTGCCGGCGGCTGACAACGAGGCTGGCTGGCGGTCGTCACTCGCGAAACTCGCAGCGCTCGTCGAGGCGGGGTAG
- a CDS encoding class I SAM-dependent methyltransferase — protein sequence MRSRLLPAFGLTVLAACAGRAPTPDGASRSSPGLAEQVVAAPDRTERDRSMDSHRKPAPMLTFFGLAPGMRVAELGAGGGYSTELFARSVGPSGVVYAQDTPNWDGPGLQKAWEMRLGRPALQNTKHFMRQWDDPLPPEAKDLDAVYSVAVYHDAIAEKGDTGKMNQAVFAALKRGGVYAIVDNSAKAGSGSTDAERLHRIDEQVVRDQVQQAGFRLVAEDRFLRNPDDPRDWNADSGVNKTHTQDRFALKFVKP from the coding sequence ATGCGATCACGTCTTCTGCCTGCATTCGGTCTCACGGTGCTCGCCGCTTGCGCGGGGCGTGCTCCGACGCCCGACGGCGCGTCGCGATCCAGCCCGGGACTCGCGGAGCAGGTAGTCGCAGCCCCGGATCGCACCGAGCGCGATCGCTCGATGGATTCACACCGCAAGCCGGCTCCCATGCTCACGTTCTTCGGCCTCGCTCCGGGGATGCGCGTGGCCGAGCTGGGCGCCGGGGGTGGCTATTCCACGGAGCTGTTCGCCCGGTCGGTGGGGCCGAGCGGCGTCGTCTACGCGCAGGACACCCCGAACTGGGACGGACCCGGGCTGCAGAAAGCCTGGGAGATGCGGCTGGGACGGCCAGCCCTGCAGAACACGAAACACTTCATGCGCCAGTGGGACGATCCGCTTCCACCGGAGGCGAAGGACCTCGACGCAGTCTACTCGGTCGCTGTCTATCACGACGCGATCGCTGAAAAGGGAGATACCGGCAAGATGAACCAGGCCGTCTTCGCGGCGCTGAAGCGCGGCGGCGTCTACGCGATCGTCGACAACAGCGCGAAGGCAGGCAGCGGCTCCACCGACGCTGAACGTCTTCATCGCATCGACGAACAAGTGGTGCGCGACCAGGTGCAACAGGCAGGGTTCAGGCTCGTGGCGGAGGACCGCTTCCTGCGCAATCCCGACGACCCACGCGACTGGAACGCCGACTCCGGCGTGAACAAGACGCACACCCAGGACCGGTTCGCGCTCAAGTTCGTGAAGCCGTAA
- a CDS encoding RNA polymerase sigma factor, protein MTATDPHRAIDAVWRIESARLIAGLARMVRDVGLAEELAQEALVAALERWPESGVPENPGAWLMTAAKNRAIDLLRRRKLLERKQEEVGREVEGEVETPDLDAAIDDGVGDDLLGLVFIACHPILSPEARVALTLRLLGGLTTEEISRAFLVPETTVAQRIVRAKRTLAEARVPFEVPRGADLAARLSSVLEVIYLVFNEGYSATAGDDWTRPELCQDALRLGRILAGLLPEEPEVHALAALMEIQASRLRARVGPSGEPVLLLDQNRALWDQLLIQRGLTALDRAEKLGGARGPYALQAAVAACHGRARTAAETDWSRIASLYEALLQVTPSPIIELNRAVAVSMASGPAAGLELVDELLSERSLQGYHLLPSVRGDLLAKLGRLEEARTEFERAASLTKNARERALLLERAAKCATDSPAPRPPQGAARS, encoded by the coding sequence GTGACGGCCACCGATCCGCATCGCGCGATCGACGCGGTCTGGCGGATCGAGTCGGCCAGGCTGATCGCCGGTCTCGCGCGCATGGTCCGCGACGTCGGCCTCGCGGAGGAGCTCGCCCAGGAGGCGCTGGTCGCCGCGCTCGAGCGATGGCCGGAGTCGGGCGTCCCGGAGAACCCGGGCGCCTGGCTGATGACGGCGGCGAAGAACCGCGCGATCGACCTTCTCCGCCGCAGGAAGCTGCTCGAGCGCAAGCAGGAGGAGGTCGGCCGGGAAGTCGAGGGAGAAGTGGAGACGCCGGATCTCGATGCCGCGATCGACGACGGGGTCGGCGATGATCTTCTCGGGCTCGTCTTCATCGCCTGCCACCCGATCCTTTCCCCGGAGGCGAGGGTCGCGCTCACGCTCCGGCTGCTCGGAGGCCTCACCACGGAAGAGATCTCGCGCGCTTTCCTCGTGCCGGAAACGACGGTGGCCCAACGGATCGTGAGGGCAAAGAGGACGCTGGCCGAGGCGCGCGTACCCTTCGAGGTTCCCCGGGGCGCCGACCTCGCCGCCCGCCTCTCCTCCGTGCTCGAGGTCATCTACCTCGTGTTCAACGAGGGCTATTCGGCGACCGCGGGCGACGACTGGACCCGACCGGAGCTCTGCCAGGACGCGCTTCGCCTGGGCCGCATCCTCGCCGGCCTCCTTCCCGAGGAACCGGAGGTCCACGCCCTCGCGGCGCTGATGGAGATCCAGGCGTCGCGACTGCGCGCGAGGGTCGGTCCGTCGGGAGAGCCGGTTCTGCTGCTCGATCAGAACCGGGCGCTCTGGGATCAGCTCCTGATCCAACGCGGTCTCACGGCCCTGGATCGCGCCGAGAAGCTCGGTGGCGCGCGCGGTCCTTATGCGCTGCAGGCCGCCGTTGCCGCCTGCCACGGGCGAGCCCGCACCGCGGCGGAGACAGACTGGTCGCGGATCGCCTCGCTGTACGAGGCGCTCCTCCAAGTGACTCCATCACCGATCATCGAGCTGAACCGTGCCGTTGCAGTCTCCATGGCCTCCGGTCCGGCAGCGGGCCTGGAGCTCGTCGACGAGCTCCTTTCGGAGCGCTCGCTGCAGGGCTACCACCTGCTGCCGAGCGTGCGCGGCGACCTGCTCGCCAAGCTCGGCCGACTGGAGGAGGCGCGCACGGAGTTCGAGCGCGCTGCCTCGCTGACGAAAAACGCGCGCGAGCGCGCGCTACTCCTCGAACGCGCCGCGAAGTGCGCGACGGACAGCCCTGCTCCGCGCCCACCTCAAGGGGCCGCCCGAAGCTGA
- a CDS encoding S-adenosylmethionine tRNA ribosyltransferase encodes MIPARWPREDALLERLLHVDSRTGALRDARIVDLPSFLRPGDVLVVNDAATLPGSLRGRAADGTPVEVRILLELPSGAFRAVLFDGADWRTPTEHRLPPPVLAAGSRIDFAELSAQIERVARLSPRLVELRFDRTGAALWSALYRIGRPVQYSHAAAPLELWHVQLGYASRPWAAEMPSAGRALRWELLLALRRRGIRLASITHGAGLSATGDAAIDAALPMSERFEIPEATVGAVADAREHRGRVVAIGTSVVRALEGAASVNGGMLRACSGETDLLLGPGYQPRVVDGLLTGVHEKGASHYALLRAFAPEDVLARASAHAEERGYLSHEFGDFWLILGDAR; translated from the coding sequence GTGATCCCGGCGCGATGGCCGCGCGAGGACGCACTGCTCGAGCGGCTCTTGCACGTCGATTCGCGGACGGGAGCGCTCCGCGACGCGCGCATCGTGGACCTGCCGTCATTTCTGCGGCCCGGCGATGTCCTCGTGGTCAACGACGCCGCGACGCTTCCGGGCTCGTTGCGCGGGCGCGCTGCGGATGGAACGCCTGTCGAGGTCCGCATTCTGCTCGAGCTTCCGAGCGGCGCGTTTCGCGCCGTTCTCTTCGACGGAGCGGACTGGCGGACGCCGACCGAGCACCGCTTGCCGCCGCCGGTCCTCGCCGCGGGAAGCAGGATCGATTTCGCCGAGCTTTCCGCGCAGATCGAGCGCGTGGCGCGATTGTCGCCGAGGCTCGTCGAGTTGCGGTTCGATCGCACCGGCGCGGCGCTCTGGTCCGCCCTCTATCGCATTGGGCGACCGGTACAGTACTCGCATGCGGCGGCTCCTCTGGAGCTCTGGCACGTCCAACTCGGCTATGCATCGCGTCCCTGGGCGGCGGAGATGCCGTCAGCGGGACGGGCGCTGCGCTGGGAACTGCTGCTCGCGCTGCGCCGGCGCGGCATCCGGCTCGCCTCGATCACGCACGGCGCGGGCCTTTCTGCCACGGGCGACGCCGCGATCGACGCTGCGCTGCCGATGTCGGAGCGCTTCGAGATCCCCGAGGCGACGGTCGGCGCGGTCGCCGATGCCCGCGAGCACCGCGGCCGCGTGGTGGCCATAGGCACCAGCGTCGTCCGGGCATTGGAGGGAGCCGCCTCGGTGAATGGCGGCATGCTTCGGGCCTGCTCCGGAGAAACGGATCTTCTCCTCGGACCGGGTTATCAGCCGCGCGTGGTCGACGGGCTGCTCACGGGCGTTCATGAGAAGGGCGCCAGCCATTACGCGCTGCTGCGCGCGTTCGCGCCGGAGGACGTCCTGGCGCGTGCGAGCGCGCATGCCGAGGAGAGGGGATATCTCTCCCACGAGTTCGGTGACTTCTGGCTCATCCTCGGCGACGCGCGCTGA
- a CDS encoding YciI family protein: MRFMVIVKANKDSEAGVLPDQKILAEMGKFNEELVKAGVMLAGEGLQPSSKGARVRFQGSKRTVIDGPFAETKELVAGFWLWQVKSKQEAIEWLKRAPFDEGTEVEIRQVFETADFAPVDPTGELRKKEEELRRTIESKRR, from the coding sequence ATGCGGTTCATGGTGATCGTGAAGGCGAACAAGGACTCGGAAGCTGGCGTTCTCCCGGACCAGAAGATCCTCGCCGAGATGGGCAAGTTCAACGAAGAGCTGGTGAAGGCCGGGGTGATGCTCGCCGGCGAAGGGCTGCAACCGAGCTCGAAGGGTGCGCGGGTCCGGTTCCAGGGAAGCAAGCGGACCGTCATCGACGGGCCCTTCGCGGAGACGAAAGAGCTCGTGGCGGGGTTCTGGCTCTGGCAGGTCAAGTCGAAGCAGGAGGCGATCGAGTGGCTCAAGCGGGCCCCCTTCGACGAGGGCACGGAAGTGGAGATCCGGCAGGTCTTCGAGACAGCCGACTTCGCGCCGGTCGATCCGACCGGCGAGCTCAGGAAGAAGGAGGAGGAGCTGCGCAGGACCATCGAGTCGAAGCGCCGTTGA
- a CDS encoding GFA family protein, protein MEVSPSPIVELNRVRGRSAFLSVERQCKVGKRCPEEVFAVPDTHPGGCHCGAVRYRVDIDLSKPVTQCNCSICSRTGTLLSFVPAGAFTLEKGEESLTDYQFNRKNIHHLFCKVCGVRSFARGKGPVGPMVAINTRCLDDVDATTLNVQHFDGKSR, encoded by the coding sequence ATGGAGGTGTCGCCTTCGCCGATCGTCGAGCTGAACCGCGTCCGTGGCCGTAGCGCATTTCTGTCCGTCGAGCGACAATGCAAGGTGGGGAAGCGTTGCCCAGAGGAGGTATTTGCCGTGCCCGACACCCATCCCGGCGGCTGCCACTGCGGCGCCGTGCGCTATCGAGTCGACATCGATCTCTCGAAGCCCGTCACCCAGTGCAACTGCTCCATCTGCTCGCGCACCGGCACGCTGCTTTCGTTCGTGCCCGCCGGCGCCTTCACGCTGGAGAAGGGGGAAGAGTCGCTGACCGACTACCAGTTCAACAGGAAGAACATCCATCACCTGTTCTGCAAGGTCTGCGGCGTCCGCTCGTTCGCGCGCGGCAAGGGGCCTGTCGGACCGATGGTGGCCATCAATACCCGCTGCCTCGATGACGTCGACGCCACGACGCTCAACGTGCAGCACTTCGACGGCAAGAGCAGGTAG
- a CDS encoding helix-turn-helix domain-containing protein, with protein sequence MDMDSLAGHLAANVRQLRDGRRMTQQQMARLSGLPRATWSNLESGSANPTLAVLHRVADALQVSLEELLVAPRTASRFHPRGSLPQRTRSDVTVRQLLPDPIPGSEIGRMEFPPLARLTGIPHTPGTREYLTCESGRIELVVAGEKWLLEPGDVVSFRADQRHSYANPARTSAVGYSVVLLAPLGAR encoded by the coding sequence ATGGACATGGATTCCCTCGCGGGCCATCTCGCCGCGAACGTGCGCCAGCTGCGGGACGGTCGCCGCATGACGCAGCAGCAGATGGCGCGCCTGTCGGGCCTTCCGCGCGCCACCTGGTCGAACCTCGAATCGGGCAGCGCGAATCCGACCCTGGCGGTGCTCCATCGCGTCGCCGACGCCCTGCAGGTGTCTCTCGAAGAGCTTCTTGTGGCGCCGCGCACGGCGTCGCGCTTCCATCCGCGCGGCTCGCTTCCGCAACGGACACGAAGCGACGTGACGGTCCGTCAGCTCCTGCCCGATCCCATCCCCGGCAGTGAAATCGGCAGGATGGAGTTCCCTCCGCTGGCGCGCCTCACCGGCATCCCGCACACGCCTGGGACGCGGGAGTATCTGACCTGCGAGTCGGGACGCATCGAGCTCGTCGTCGCGGGCGAGAAGTGGCTGCTCGAGCCCGGCGACGTGGTGTCGTTCCGCGCGGACCAACGCCACTCCTACGCCAACCCGGCGCGCACGTCCGCGGTCGGTTACTCGGTCGTGCTGCTCGCGCCCCTCGGCGCGCGCTGA
- a CDS encoding SDR family oxidoreductase, which produces MELRGRGALITGASKGLGAALAGEMASLGARVALVARGATELEAVAARIRAQGGDAHALPADMGDKRAIHAIAGAAAAVVGPIDVLIHNASTLGPTPLRLLLDTECEDLGAVLETNLIGPFRLTRVIAGAMALRGSGLVVHVSSDAAVAAYPRWGAYGVSKAALDHLNRSWAVELPEVRFFSVDPGEMDTDMHAAAVPEANRATLARPLDVARRIARMIVDSDRIESGSRLVVTP; this is translated from the coding sequence ATGGAGCTGAGAGGACGAGGAGCGTTGATTACGGGAGCCAGCAAAGGGCTCGGAGCAGCGCTGGCGGGAGAAATGGCGAGCCTGGGCGCGCGGGTGGCGCTGGTGGCCCGAGGCGCCACGGAGCTGGAGGCGGTGGCGGCGCGGATTCGCGCGCAGGGCGGCGATGCGCACGCGCTTCCGGCTGACATGGGCGACAAGCGCGCGATCCACGCGATTGCCGGCGCGGCGGCAGCGGTCGTCGGGCCGATCGACGTCCTCATCCATAACGCCAGCACCCTGGGTCCGACCCCGTTGCGGCTCCTGCTCGACACCGAATGCGAAGATCTCGGCGCCGTGCTGGAGACGAACCTGATCGGCCCGTTCCGGCTCACCCGCGTGATTGCCGGCGCGATGGCGCTGCGGGGGTCGGGGCTGGTCGTGCACGTCAGCTCCGATGCGGCGGTCGCCGCCTACCCGCGGTGGGGCGCCTACGGCGTATCGAAAGCGGCGCTCGATCACCTGAACCGCTCCTGGGCGGTGGAGCTGCCCGAGGTCCGCTTCTTCTCCGTCGATCCGGGGGAGATGGACACCGACATGCACGCCGCGGCGGTCCCCGAGGCGAATCGCGCAACGCTGGCGCGCCCGCTCGACGTGGCCCGGCGGATTGCCCGGATGATCGTGGACTCCGACCGCATCGAGAGCGGCTCGCGACTGGTGGTGACACCGTGA
- a CDS encoding LTA synthase family protein: MTRDSWEAVKLQTRASVGRLRVCPHGAVAINFGFRLHGDLPSQDAPAALLHPARGGDCGERQQRSRRGDRQHHPAYASKSAFEQLHRFVEWHHRFVESMVVEPRRKPDPARTDPGLAARPIPGERQHRDPLHRRSRLERHRQSRARGRVAAFSAEHAIRRHIGGAAPGEWNRDQRRRTGAIADVASRGNVHAVRVRDSGSVLPLVASAHTVRPSDDVPRGFASTDAGTRTTLVAAIVFIYGVALQLARLFLRPLELFHDATHVSFTDALAFMGSTLLFQGGFALFAFGVTGFWQTRPVRKLAAWSVQALAVLIAVLETAGHAYFLNTGSTLDYPLVAFSAGRMREVAVLAVHSLSPLLLGSMISAAAAVAVLPWIADRPWARGAAASPPPTQPRWRRALFATSMIASLPLAAAGLLTHTSQAIDRATIRDPVLNVIATFHPSRRAPHSAQSTLDDEPVTIGPISAPGALRNVVIVILESARAESLTPWNASLQDAPFLAELAKSSVRFDRFYTVQTHTGRALRAILCGFEPQHRIRPPKFTHGIATHCLPNLLRDHGFSTVYFQTADERVEHRTFVIFSMGYHDFIGPSSFGHEGFEQANYLGYEDDSMLAPTRRWLEAQERSKPFLATYLTVNAHYRCALLTRHGPQRYSDDPELNCYLNALRADDFFLRALFDEYKAAGLYRNTLFVVVADHGEAFGEHSRRTHNDVPYEEALRVPLLLHDPTGTLVRPGVRADPSTQLDIAPTVLGLLGFAVKSGHFQGSSLMVPHPQVPIRAACYDPDTCLSWVRGDEKFIHHFGRRPDELFDLGRDPKETTNLAGIFPQRAAELKRDLLDWDRRIKDGYAAAEAWTPPPRPDSGEAGSDSTGRVLSSSR; encoded by the coding sequence ATGACCCGCGATTCGTGGGAGGCGGTCAAGCTCCAGACTCGGGCATCTGTAGGTAGGTTGCGCGTATGCCCGCACGGTGCCGTCGCGATTAATTTTGGTTTCCGCCTCCACGGCGATCTACCGTCGCAGGATGCGCCTGCGGCCCTGCTGCATCCTGCTCGCGGCGGCGACTGCGGCGAGCGCCAACAGCGTTCGCGAAGAGGCGATCGTCAACACCATCCAGCCTACGCCAGCAAATCCGCGTTCGAGCAGCTTCACCGATTCGTTGAGTGGCACCATCGATTTGTCGAGTCAATGGTCGTTGAACCTCGGCGGAAACCTGACCCTGCAAGGACGGACCCCGGCCTCGCAGCGAGGCCAATTCCGGGAGAGCGGCAGCATCGTGACCCTCTTCACCGGCGGAGCCGATTGGAACGTCACCGACAATCTCGCGCTCGGGGCCGAGTTGCAGCTTTCTCCGCGGAGCACGCAATTCGCCGGCACATCGGTGGCGCTGCGCCAGGCGAATGGAACCGAGACCAGCGCAGACGCACTGGTGCGATCGCAGACGTCGCAAGCAGGGGCAACGTTCACGCGGTCCGCGTCCGCGACAGCGGGAGCGTCCTACCGTTGGTAGCCTCGGCGCACACTGTCCGGCCCTCCGACGACGTGCCGCGCGGATTCGCCTCGACCGATGCGGGAACACGCACGACCCTCGTCGCAGCCATCGTCTTCATCTACGGTGTCGCGCTGCAGCTTGCGCGTCTGTTCCTGCGGCCCCTGGAGCTGTTCCACGATGCCACGCACGTGTCTTTTACCGACGCGCTGGCGTTCATGGGCTCCACCCTTCTTTTCCAGGGCGGGTTTGCACTCTTCGCCTTCGGGGTAACGGGCTTCTGGCAGACCCGCCCGGTGCGCAAGCTCGCCGCGTGGAGTGTCCAGGCGCTGGCCGTCCTCATCGCCGTACTGGAAACGGCTGGCCACGCCTACTTTCTCAACACCGGCAGCACGCTCGATTATCCGCTGGTCGCATTTTCGGCCGGGCGCATGAGAGAAGTCGCCGTGCTGGCCGTTCACTCGCTGTCGCCATTGCTTCTGGGAAGCATGATCTCGGCCGCGGCGGCCGTCGCGGTCCTGCCGTGGATCGCAGACCGGCCGTGGGCACGGGGCGCCGCCGCCTCTCCCCCTCCGACGCAGCCGCGATGGCGGCGCGCACTTTTTGCAACATCGATGATCGCCAGTCTTCCCCTGGCCGCCGCAGGCCTGCTGACCCACACCTCGCAAGCCATCGACCGGGCCACCATCCGCGACCCCGTGCTCAACGTCATCGCAACTTTTCATCCGAGTCGCAGGGCCCCGCATTCCGCGCAGAGCACCCTGGACGATGAGCCGGTCACGATCGGACCGATATCCGCGCCCGGCGCGCTGCGCAACGTCGTCATCGTCATCCTCGAGTCGGCGCGCGCGGAATCGCTGACGCCGTGGAATGCGTCGCTGCAGGACGCGCCCTTCCTCGCCGAGCTTGCGAAGAGCAGCGTGCGCTTCGACCGCTTCTACACCGTGCAGACCCACACCGGTCGCGCCCTGCGGGCGATCCTATGCGGTTTCGAACCCCAGCACCGGATCCGCCCGCCGAAGTTCACTCACGGAATCGCGACCCACTGCCTGCCCAATCTCCTGCGCGATCACGGGTTCAGCACGGTGTATTTCCAGACCGCGGACGAGCGCGTCGAGCACCGCACGTTCGTGATCTTCTCGATGGGGTATCACGACTTCATCGGCCCCTCGAGCTTCGGCCACGAAGGGTTCGAGCAGGCCAACTATCTCGGCTACGAGGACGATTCGATGCTGGCGCCGACCCGCCGATGGCTCGAAGCGCAAGAGCGCTCGAAGCCGTTTCTTGCCACGTACCTCACCGTAAACGCGCACTATCGGTGCGCACTGCTGACCAGGCATGGACCACAGCGGTATTCGGACGATCCGGAGCTGAATTGTTATCTCAACGCCCTTCGGGCTGACGACTTCTTTCTGCGGGCGCTCTTCGATGAGTACAAGGCAGCGGGACTGTACCGGAACACTCTCTTTGTCGTCGTCGCCGACCACGGCGAGGCTTTCGGCGAGCACAGCAGGCGCACCCACAACGACGTGCCTTACGAGGAGGCGCTGCGAGTCCCGCTGTTGCTGCATGATCCCACGGGCACCCTGGTACGGCCCGGAGTGCGCGCCGATCCGTCCACGCAGCTCGACATCGCGCCCACGGTGCTCGGGCTCCTCGGTTTCGCCGTGAAGTCGGGGCACTTCCAGGGCAGTTCCCTCATGGTCCCTCATCCGCAGGTGCCGATCCGCGCGGCTTGCTACGATCCAGACACGTGCCTCAGCTGGGTGCGGGGCGACGAGAAATTCATCCATCACTTCGGACGGCGTCCGGACGAGCTGTTCGACCTTGGCCGCGACCCGAAGGAGACGACGAATCTCGCCGGTATTTTTCCCCAGCGTGCAGCCGAGCTGAAGCGCGACCTGCTCGATTGGGATCGCCGGATCAAAGACGGATATGCGGCAGCCGAAGCATGGACTCCGCCTCCGCGCCCCGATTCAGGCGAAGCGGGATCGGACTCCACCGGGAGAGTGCTCTCCTCGAGCAGATAG
- a CDS encoding VOC family protein, translating to MLTRAPITTILPVIDMDRARGFYERKLGLSPRGFAADGNFVFQCAGDSTIALIPKPHGTKAEHTALSFEVFDVVTEIAEMEKRGVVFEDYDLPGLKTVGHVCVMGSDRTAWFKDTEGNILCIHQRNR from the coding sequence ATGCTGACGAGAGCTCCGATCACCACGATCCTTCCCGTGATCGACATGGACCGCGCGCGCGGGTTCTATGAGAGGAAGCTCGGCCTCAGCCCGCGCGGATTCGCCGCCGACGGCAACTTCGTCTTTCAGTGCGCCGGCGATTCGACCATCGCGCTCATCCCCAAGCCGCACGGCACGAAGGCCGAGCATACGGCGCTCAGCTTCGAGGTCTTCGATGTCGTGACCGAGATCGCCGAGATGGAGAAGCGCGGCGTCGTGTTCGAGGACTACGATCTTCCCGGGCTGAAGACCGTCGGGCACGTCTGCGTGATGGGTTCCGACCGGACGGCATGGTTCAAGGACACCGAGGGGAACATCCTCTGCATCCATCAGCGGAACCGGTAG
- a CDS encoding PQQ-like beta-propeller repeat protein, with product MRRIAIFALLAAAPSTAQNTFRGNNAHTGVYQGAGPKQLGEVKWAFKAGGPIVTSPAIADGVVYFGAMDGHLHAVVQDTGQEKWKFKSRMPIASSPAVAGGMVYFVSSAGSLAAIDVASGQPKWVLPAEFERKFEAKNLHGYPSAAQTIPDAWDLFTSSPAVANGKVYFGSGDGNVYAADAQTGVLQWKFATGDVVHSSPAVVERTVYIGSWDSHLYAIDAESGQQRWTFKGGEDNTIHNQVGFQSSPAVVDGTVYVGCRDAHVYAIDAATGKKRWDYPTSKSWVIGTPAVRDGTVYVGTSDSSRLMALDARTGRLRFNFDAKSYMFSSPALAGELAYAGDHNGKLYAVDAKTGKLAWEFQTEASKRDPLKVLNADGSLNKQAFAPIFGDFQDMYVDTYRFISIGAIVSSPVVDRGVVYFGSMDGNLYALQ from the coding sequence ATGAGGCGGATCGCGATCTTCGCGCTGCTCGCTGCGGCTCCCTCCACGGCGCAGAACACCTTCCGCGGGAACAACGCGCACACCGGGGTCTACCAGGGGGCCGGACCGAAGCAGCTCGGAGAAGTGAAGTGGGCGTTCAAGGCCGGCGGGCCGATCGTGACCTCTCCGGCCATCGCCGACGGCGTGGTGTACTTCGGGGCGATGGACGGGCACCTCCATGCGGTCGTCCAGGACACCGGCCAGGAGAAGTGGAAGTTCAAGTCGCGGATGCCCATCGCTTCGTCCCCGGCGGTCGCGGGTGGGATGGTCTACTTCGTCTCCTCGGCGGGGTCCCTCGCGGCAATCGACGTCGCCAGCGGCCAACCGAAGTGGGTCCTCCCCGCCGAGTTCGAGCGCAAGTTCGAGGCGAAGAACCTGCACGGCTACCCCTCCGCGGCACAGACCATTCCGGATGCTTGGGATCTCTTCACCTCCTCACCGGCCGTCGCGAACGGCAAGGTCTACTTCGGGAGCGGAGACGGGAACGTCTACGCGGCCGACGCGCAGACCGGCGTGTTGCAATGGAAGTTCGCCACCGGCGACGTCGTCCACTCCTCGCCCGCAGTGGTCGAACGCACGGTCTACATCGGCAGCTGGGACAGCCACCTCTACGCGATCGACGCGGAATCGGGCCAACAGCGGTGGACGTTCAAGGGCGGCGAGGACAACACCATCCACAATCAGGTCGGGTTCCAGTCGTCGCCCGCAGTCGTGGACGGCACCGTGTACGTCGGGTGCCGCGACGCGCATGTCTACGCAATCGACGCCGCGACCGGCAAGAAGCGGTGGGACTACCCGACCAGCAAGTCCTGGGTCATCGGAACACCCGCCGTGCGCGACGGCACCGTCTATGTCGGAACCTCGGACAGCTCGCGCCTGATGGCGCTCGATGCGAGGACTGGCCGGCTCCGGTTCAACTTCGACGCCAAGTCGTACATGTTCTCCTCTCCTGCCTTGGCGGGAGAGCTGGCGTACGCCGGCGATCACAACGGCAAGCTCTACGCCGTCGACGCGAAGACCGGAAAGCTGGCATGGGAATTCCAGACCGAGGCGTCCAAGCGCGATCCGCTCAAGGTGCTGAACGCCGACGGCAGTCTCAACAAGCAGGCGTTCGCCCCCATCTTCGGCGACTTCCAGGACATGTACGTGGACACCTACCGATTCATCTCCATCGGGGCGATCGTGTCGTCCCCGGTGGTCGATCGCGGCGTCGTGTACTTCGGCTCGATGGACGGCAACCTCTACGCACTTCAGTAA